One Mugil cephalus isolate CIBA_MC_2020 chromosome 8, CIBA_Mcephalus_1.1, whole genome shotgun sequence genomic window carries:
- the rsph14 gene encoding radial spoke head 14 homolog has translation MAAVLVDPSRAPVAFGRRGVPQLFEELQHHPDSGRRLRALASLCDLVHDPDRLYQTVNGGFLQQLQVLLKDENPPVRAKTCEFLQLVSDHSIGRQALLASSLLPPLSLLLDDSSSSCRRNVLRVLNRLALLPSGAESLLSLVPKLILKLRQQEEQEEEEEEEEEVQVLLLSTVSCCSRLDPLPALASDAVSLLGHKLSHRCPSVRREAAGGLMELSVSLEGKQQVCEQQLLRVLVSLLQDQDQDSEVQTNAAGVLMNASIITTGKQQCLDLNVVPVLLQLLEEEEEEGGGEEERRRRRRRKALVLYSLRALTALAEAPDGRRLLLEHLPVLVRRSEAPEEDGDVRRAAQTAVRVVTWTP, from the exons ATGGCCGCTGTCCTCGTAGACCCGAGCCGGGCTCCGGTGGCCTTTGGCCGGCGAGGAGTCCCTCAGCTGTTCGAGGAGCTGCAGCATCATCCGGACTCCGGGAGGAGGCTCCGGGCTCTGGCTTCACTCTGCGACCTGGTCCACGACCCGGACCGGCTCTACCAGACCGTGAACGGAG gttttctgcagcagctccaggttTTGCTGAAGGATGAAAATCCTCCAGTCAGAGCAAAGACGTGCGAGTTCCTTCAGCTGGTGAGCGACCACAGCATCGGCAG aCAGGCCCTGCtggcctcctccctcctccctcctctgtccctGCTCCTGGACgactcctcgtcctcctgcagGAGGAACGTCCTCCGGGTCCTGAACCGTCTggctctgctgccctctg GTGCAGAGTCCCTCCTGAGTCTGGTCCCCAAACTGATTCTGAAGCtcaggcagcaggaggagcaggaggaggaggaggaggaggaggaggaggtgcaggtgcTGCTCCTCTCCACTGTCTCCTGCTGCTCCAGACTGGACCCTCTTCCAGCTCTGGCCTCAGACGCCGTCTCCCTGCTGGGACACAAACTGTCCCACCGATGTCCCAGCGTCCGCAGGGAGGCAGCAGGAGGTCTGATGGAGCTGAG tgtgtctctggAGGGGAAGCAGCAGGTGtgtgagcagcagctgctccggGTCCTGGTGTCTCTgctccaggaccaggaccaggactctGAGGTCCAGACCAACGCTGCAGGAGTCCTCATGAACGCGTCCATCATCACCACAG GGAAGCAGCAGTGTCTGGATCTCAACGTCGTCCCCGTCCTCcttcagctgctggaggaggaggaggaggagggcgggggggaggaggagaggaggaggaggaggaggaggaaggcccTGGTCCTCTACTCCCTCCGAGCTCTGACGGCCTTGGCTGAAGCTCCAGACGGACGGCGCCTCCTGCTGGAGCACCTCCCTGTGCTGGTGAGGAGGAGCGAGGCCCcggaggaggacggggacgTCCGGCGGGCGGCTCAGACCGCGGTCAGGGTCGTCACCTGGACCCCCTGA
- the LOC125012802 gene encoding dematin-like isoform X1: protein MMPKQQVAQTSPGSVLSLRGTSVPGSPAAAIVARVEDGVIGYKDLAALPRDKAILDIERPDLMIYQPHYCYSPLERSLSPRSISPPASPENLSKEWLENRSQGGSSPCSTIQTSRTQRTLTPPTPQTPNTPNPPGSGPKASVQHFHRPENGSNIYKKPPIYKQDVLSSVVPQGKHIEDLIIESSKFPAAQPPDPNLPSKIETEYWPCPPSLAVIEKEWKKKEQREEEEEEEDGELVNELWGLRALQKQELNKIQSNLGKIILKEELEKSAAPLRRKTRSLPDRSHNTGSSVSRSVYFPASSRSGLSRLQSTEFSSSEKTAAGLQNGDSRMDRGNSLPSMLEHKIYPYETLVVTHRGRKKLPPDVDRTRLERHLSQEEFFSVFGMSIEDFDGLSVWKRNDLKRRVCLF, encoded by the exons ATGATGCCCAAG CAGCAGGTGGCCCAGACGTCTCCTGGGAGCGTCTTGTCCCTCAGAGGGACCAGCGTCCCTGGGTCCCCGGCCGCTGCCATCGTG GCCAGAGTGGAGGACGGCGTCATCGGCTACAAGGACTTGGCTGCGTTACCGAGAGACAAAGCCATCCTGGACATAGAGCGACCTGACCTGATGATCTACCAGCCGCATTACTGCTACAGTCCACTGGAG AGGTCCTTGTCTCCTCGGTCCatctctcctcctgcctccccaGAG AATCTGTCCAAGGAGTGGCTGGAGAACCGGTCACAAGGAGGTTCCTCACCTTGTTCCACCATCCAGACcagcagaacacagagaacGCTCACACCGCCCACTCCACAAACACCCAACACCCCCAACCCCCCGGGCTCTGGTCCCAAGGCCTCGGTGCAGCACTTCCACAGACCCG agaaCGGCAGCAACATTTATAAGAAACCTCCGATCTACAAACAAG ATGTGTTGTCCTCCGTCGTCCCTCAGGGGAAACACATCGAGGATCTGATCATAGAGTCCTCAAAGTTTCCAGCCGCTCAGCCTCCGGACCCCAACCTGCCCTCCAAGATCGAGACCGAGTACTGgccctgccccccctccctggCCGTGATTG agaaggagtggaagaagaaggagcagagggaggaggaggaggaggaggaggatggagagctGGTTAATGAGCTGTGGGGTCTCAGGGCGCTTCAGAAACAGGAACTCAACAAG ATTCAGTCGAACCTGGGTAAAATCATCctgaaggaggagctggagaaatCTGCCGCCCCCCTGAGGAGGAAGACTCGCTCTCTGCCCGACCGCAGCCACAACACAG ggTCCAGCGTCTCGAGGTCGGTATATTTCCCAGCATCCTCTAGGAGCGGTCTGTCCAGG CTTCAGTCGACTGAGTTCAGCTCCTCAGAGAAAACTGCTgcag gtcttCAG aaCGGAGACTCCAGGATGGACAGAGGGAACTCCCTCCCCAGCATGCTGGAACACAAG ATTTACCCGTACGAGACGCTGGTGGTGActcacagaggaagaaagaagctCCCCCCGGACGTGGACCGCACCAGGCTGGAG AGACATCTGTCCCAGGAGGAGTTCTTCAGCGTCTTCGGGATGTCCATCGAGGACTTCGACGGCCTCTCCGTCTGGAAGAGGAACGACCTGAAGAGGAGGGTCTGTCTCTTCTGA
- the LOC125012759 gene encoding uncharacterized protein LOC125012759, with product MSTRTLKLFLLLLFLLLLLGLTEPFEVREDEWEEVGADIAALHRLRGLSGHMVHERLQDQSQNRNPSRRGARVQRDTGRLVTDQNPTIWQETLKECDSFPTCVVHMEQYLDNFLADIDQQKTHDWLLGASEISHRYSQKLLVMADEEKSTKDRVQQEYSMDPHYSVIVSKDCLYNESCVAAADSSTLVKIFGRVSEDRQTVSGLSGSSLAAMILRPSLEAAPVFSLDGNTTTDFQHSFIRVFMTRGLQSVLETSQENLQIYQVMDQPDSVSRYQISQRPVDHTTQYDHQQILMLEDDPVVRKAAAYLYEKHPAVSSVYVLDENQRPKLIHGDPVPLSEDSRLVLVGHGANDKGEMKVSGYNHEDLSRIIGRTSRVGNKIKTTSIVGCEVGSEKQFVQSLTREIHETAGIETELHLRSSVIQVRHTGEKITLDISPDGKQWRHKDDSKKVVAIFDKNGNVVIRNEPGSKGEAVFTNERNFLTNNNNNKNRHPKNKPKVEPKNYIDEDVFEFVGKRNIKRIKHSSNEVQALTHGLFTPNNQLPEKVEVNDPKDFVIGQKDGDKIKWIQDEHTVKKTLNDCYEIKSGKDIRNIIRHYANAKENKFTYLMVNDWIYVVDPKSLYVYPVGKRTNKGNIEEVKKCITDQIGKHSYPDIQENMLKNRNAKESYAQYVRKTFLGERPSTSSLSTESWYTTYFTASVIAESARNHRTFPLILMAVDMIGSKDSDIRKKGQYFLFDGHPMARGGSWIDPNKRGFSGSATPEGSSKLKNSRNTEEELMEDLQSLLKRESDIFTTWEKTVAKDKVFDQLANIANEYKVLDDTSKNEFIVKAKDYHNTVTSSGELGGYKDGNVKTRDLISASELENSFKHESYYSRASASVTNEVQVQLKAKYGENVAGLHIQEGTARIENGEFVCRLVSKEAEVRSVEFRAPLSPESQHYNDKMLRNIETALHDMEMHSSASPHQVNKYVERVGTAVGVVGLMLGMKGAVDAFEHGDIEHGVMGTLQSAHGVASMISPVIARQALSSETRISKAVAGIMRSPAMKGMTAIPIVGIGFGIYNLEQDLKRGDTLGYIDATLDGIMLTLDIVELEMPRLAPAIARINLALSAVRMVIDDIYTDIQHELSRLPEDARVLDKVWAVFKDFGKGILHFAIHVASFFYNWHYDEIEEGRRFVEEISDYSKYYNVTKVQNGTTTIDFGGGSSSWNGGGIHFCLADQGLSKFCMDSFVSSDEELHSMCWDIDAQGSKDIILGLGESHGLEYKTLQKKVLLFIPVGSVNVVSGYRNILNSRYGIYKGNKESNRFFAAQKAEDKHVKEVMLDYYYTLYGEPGDDLFFLGPQKSYVEGSGGRDTYIIPEHGGKTIINNYDPCKALDTLSFSVDYSHISVDKSGADVVLRYEDTHTVIIQNWFEGELYRHMNLMSGDGVLFEVSSTVVSSVQLVARGINKMMKPHGETVDTSKPLLRTVTNIFGSQYDDVLIGNGENNLIDGGGGRDDLRGGEGEDIYMVKGRKQSAVRINNYSTDNKIDMVMIEANLHAFTVEVMNDDVHLKASRDNIHVILVQWFRSSAHRHLLVVTKDLITFTISDKRSDCTSRLNKCIQSHMIDYSSSQARLVVDLQEDEALDSVTEVRGSQLDDVIKGNKERNVIVPGRGDDFIEGRGGEDWFIITPGQGEKTINNQSPDRAMDVLFLREQYQYIRCICERSSIIILVNGSRGVILQNWFISKDYQHLQIKTSDGITAGLASNTSSCGRSLMKPLTIDYRNQEPQLLEEHIQKRSLRELERSRCYWYRTRHSREIPFCGVKGKVMKWNDPDSVKDMYGSSGLDIMVGNNNNNLLDPYTGGAVMSGGEGKDTYIIKHGYGKKLTIDNFAVDQNIDTVLVDMDFLHGSQVKLDSFGSEDLRVTILTKEEELRLDLLDYKKDVQHQHLEFESSDGVRFKLRAVNSSEDAPFFQIEAFKVTLRQFQVDCRLDFSSQKNLSKVHTVQGCPSQSNDIWGNDQDNALIGGWKDDALDGGDGDDTLIGGKGADILVGGTGDDTLYGEEGNDTLMGNSGRDVFIPGPGADLVDGGPGRDTVLYRGDHQKGTGVYVNLLTGQCRYADAEGDVLKDVETVIGTIYSDVLVSGHESSLLKGSDGNDTLVSTGGDYLVGGDGSDIYMLAFNHGSVTIDNCAKDNDTDVLYLSSNSTPMFDCQVLDDRVLLTFTGHDQSRVKVGLKGWISDDGECGHLVLVFRDVEASVDRLLQECQRRPKEEFRSLIISWGICISVVLFHSIFVLLMCQNVIRRIRLKKTQDESQTNVNAESVSMTAETSE from the exons GAACCCGTCCAGACGTGGGGCCAGAGTCCAGAGAGACACTGGAAG GTTGGTCACGGACCAAAACCCAACGATCTGGCAGGAAACTCTAAAAGAGTGCGACAGTTTCCCAACATGTGTCGTTCATATGGAGCAG tatctTGACAACTTCTTAGCAGATATCGATCAACAAAAGACACACGACTGGCTGCTGGGCGCTTCAGAGATCTCTCACCGCTACAGTCAGAAACTTCTGGTCATGGCCGACGAAGAAAAGTCAACGAAGGACCGAGTGCAGCAGGAATACAGCATGGATCCACATTACTCAGTGATAGTCAGCAAAGACTGTCTCTACAATGAATCCTGTGTGGCAGCAGCAGACAGCTCCACTCTGGTGAAAATATTTGGACGTGTTTCAGAAGACAGACAAACTGTGTCTGGTCTTTCTGGCTCATCGCTTGCAGCGATGATACTGAGGCCTTCGCTCGAAGCAGCACCGGTTTTCTCCCTGGATGGAAACACAACCACAGATTTCCAACATAGCTTCATCCGGGTTTTTATGACCCGTGGGCTCCAGTCAGTCTTAGAAACCAGCCAGGAGAATCTCCAGATTTACCAGGTGATGGATCAACCTGACTCTGTGTCTAGATACCAAATTTCACAAAGACCTGTTGACCACACCACACAGTATGACCACCAGCAGATCCTCATGTTGGAAGATGATCCAGTGGTCAGAAAGGCAGCAGCTTATCTTTATGAGAAGCATCCAGCAGTAAGTTCTGTCTATGTTCTTGATGAAAACCAAAGACCTAAACTGATTCACGGCGACCCTGTGCCTCTATCAGAGGACAGTAGACTGGTCCTGGTCGGCCATGGGGCAAATGACAAAGGAGAGATGAAAGTATCAGGGTACAACCACGAAGACCTCTCCAGAATCATTGGACGTACCTCCAGGGTCGgcaacaaaatcaaaacaacgAGCATAGTGGGTTGTGAGGTCGGATCAGAGAAACAGTTTGTCCAAAGCTTGACGAGGGAGATCCATGAGACGGCCGGCATCGAGACGGAGCTGCACCTGAGgagctctgtgatccaggtcaGACACACCGGAGAGAAAATCACCTTAGACATCTCCCCAGATGGGAAACAATGGCGACATAAAGATGACAGCAAGAAAGTAGTGGCCATCTTTGACAAGAACGGAAACGTTGTTATTAGAAATGAACCGGGCAGTAAAGGAGAAGCAGTTTTTACCAATGAAAGAAACTTTCTGactaataacaacaacaacaaaaacagacacccaaaaaacaaacccaaagtCGAACCAAAGAATTATAttgatgaagatgtttttgagtttgttggtaaaagaaacattaaaagaataaaacattccAGTAATGAAGTCCAAGCTCTGACTCACGGACTGTTTACCCCCAACAATCAACTTCCAGAGAAAGTCGAGGTCAACGACCCAAAGGATTTTGTGATAGGACAGAAAGatggtgacaaaataaaatggatacAAGATGagcacacagtaaaaaaaacccTCAATGATTGTTATGAGATTAAATCAGGAAAAGATATTCGAAATATCATTCGAcactatgctaatgctaaagaAAATAAGTTCACCTATCTGATGGTAAATGACTGGATTTATGTTGTTGATCCTAAAAGTCTGTATGTGTATCCAGttggaaaaagaacaaacaaggGTAACATTGAAGAAGTGAAGAAATGTATCACTGATCAGATCGGGAAACACAGCTATCCAGATATACAAGAAAACATGCTGAAGAACCGTAATGCAAAAGAAAGCTATGCTCAGTATGTGAGAAAAACTTTTCTTGGAGAGCGTCCATCTACCTCGTCACTTTCCACTGAATCCTGGTACACgacatatttcactgcatcagtTATAGCTGAATCTGCAAGAAATCACCGCACGTTTCCTCTGATTCTTATGGCTGTGGATATGATTGGAAGCAAAGATAGTGATATCCGTAAAAAAggacaatattttttatttgatgggCATCCAATGGCAAGAGGTGGAAGCTGGATTGATCCAAACAAACGGGGATTCAGTGGCTCAGCAACACCAGAAGGttcaagtaaattaaaaaactcTCGTAATACTGAGGAAGAATTAATGGAAGACCTTCAAAGTCTCTTAAAGCGTGAATCTGATATATTCACAACGTGGGAGAAAACTGTTGCTAAGGATAAAGTATTTGATCAGCTAGCTAACATAGCAAATGAATACAAAGTTCTTGACGACACATCAAAGAATGAGTTCATAGTAAAAGCTAAGGATTATCACAATACTGTAACGTCATCTGGAGAACTGGGAGGATACAAGGACGGCAACGTAAAAACCCGAGACTTGATTTCAGCCTCAGAACTAGAGAATTCCTTCAAACACGAATCCTACTACTCCAGAGCATCTGCATCAGTCACTAACGAGGTCCAGGTTCAACTCAAAGCAAAATACGGTGAAAATGTGGCAGGACTTCACATTCAGGAGGGAACCGCCAGGATAGAAAACGGAGAGTTTGTATGTCGACTTGTGTCCAAGGAAGCTGAAGTCAGGTCCGTTGAGTTTAGGGCTCCACTGTCTCCAGAGAGTCAACACTACAATGACAAGATGTTGAGGAACATTGAGACAGCACTTCATGACATGGAGATGCACAGTTCAGCGTCTCCCCACCAAGTCAACAAGTATGTAGAACGTGTTGGAACAGCAGTGGGGGTGGTGGGTCTCATGCTGGGAATGAAGGGAGCTGTTGATGCCTTTGAACATGGAGACATCGAACATGGTGTGATGGGGACTTTGCAGTCAGCTCATGGAGTGGCTTCTATGATATCGCCTGTTATTGCTCGACAAGCTTTGTCCTCAGAGACAAGGATCAGCAAAGCTGTTGCAGGAATCATGAGAAGTCCTGCAATGAAGGGCATGACAGCTATACCAATAGTGGGAATCGGATTTGGGATTTACAATTTAGAGCAAGATTTGAAGAGAGGTGACACACTGGGATATATCGATGCTACCTTAGACGGCATAATGCTGACTTTAGATATTGTTGAACTTGAGATGCCTAGACTGGCACCTGCCATTGCACGTATAAATCTGGCTCTCTCAGCTGTACGTATGGTCATTGATGATATTTATACAGACATCCAGCATGAACTGAGCAGACTCCCAGAGGATGCTAGAGTTTTAGACAAAGTGTGGGCTGTGTTTAAAGACTTCGGTAAAGGGATCCTACACTTTGCAATTCATGTGGCaagttttttttacaactgGCATTATGATGAAATTGAGGAGGGACGAAGGTTCGTTGAAGAGATCTCAGACTATAGCAAATATTACAATGTTACAAAGGTTCAAAATGGAACGACTACTATTGATTTTGGAGGTGGTTCCTCCTCTTGGAACGGAGGAGGTATTCACTTCTGCCTTGCTGACCAGGGTCTGTCTAAGTTCTGCATGGACTCTTTTGTTTCTAGTGATGAAGAACTCCACTCCATGTGCTGGGATATTGATGCTCAAGGAAGCAAAGACATCATTCTCGGTCTGGGAGAGTCACATGGACTAGAGTACAAGACACTGCAGAAGAAAGTCCTTCTGTTCATACCCGTTGGCTCTGTTAACGTGGTGTCAGGttatagaaatattttaaattcaagATATGGGATATACAAGGGAAACAAAGAGTCGAATCGATTTTTTGCAGCTCAGAAAGCAGAGGATAAACATGTGAAGGAAGTCATGTTGGATTACTACTACACCCTTTATGGGGAACCGGGTGATGACTTATTTTTTCTCGGGCCACAGAAAAGTTATGTTGAAGGCTCTGGTGGAAGAGACACTTACATCATTCCTGAGCACGGAGGAAAAACCATCATTAACAACTATGATCCCTGCAAAGCATTGGACACTCTTAGTTTCAGTGTCGACTACAGTCACATTTCTGTGGATAAATCTGGAGCTGATGTTGTGTTAAGATACGAGGACACTCATACTGTGATAATACAGAACTGGTTTGAGGGTGAACTGTACCGTCATATGAACCTGATGTCAGGAGACGGGGTCTTGTTTGAGGTTTCCTCCACGGTGGTGTCTTCTGTTCAGCTGGTGGCCAGAGGAATTAACAAGATGATGAAGCCTCATGGTGAAACTGTGGACACATCAAAGCCACTTCTGCGTACAGTCACAAACATCTTTGGATCTCAGTACGACGACGTACTCATTGGAAATGGAGAGAACAATCTGATAGATGGGGGAGGAGGGCGGGATGATTTAAGAGGTGGTGAAGGAGAGGACATATACATGGTTAAAGGCAGAAAGCAGTCTGCAGTGCGGATTAATAATTACTCCACAGACAACAAAATAGACATGGTCATGATAGAAGCTAATCTTCATGCATTCACAGTTGAGGTCATGAATGATGATGTTCATCTGAAAGCGTCCAGAGACAATATCCATGTGATTTTAGTGCAATGGTTCAGATCATCAGCACATAGACATTTACTTGTTGTCACAAAGGATCTGATCACCTTCACAATCTCCGATAAGAGGTCTGACTGCACATCAAGGCTCAATAAATGCATACAAAGTCACATGATTGACTACAGCAGCTCCCAGGCTCGTCTGGTGGTGGACCTCCAGGAGGACGAGGCGTTAGACAGCGTGACGGAGGTCCGCGGGTCGCAGTTGGATGATGTCATCAAAGGAAACAAAGAGCGAAACGTCATCGTCCCaggaagaggagatgatttCATtgagggcagaggaggagaggactgGTTCATTATCACTCCAGGGCAAGGGGAAAAAACCATCAACAACCAATCCCCAGATCGAGCCATGGACGTTCTCTTCCTGAGAGAACAATATCAGTATATACGCTGTATTTGTGAACGGTCGAGCATCATTATTTTGGTCAACGGTAGCAGAGGAGTTATTTTACAGAACTGGTTTATATCAAAGGATTATCAGCACCTGCAGATCAAGACCAGTGATGGAATAACAGCTGGACTGGCATCAAACACCAGCAGCTGTGGTCGATCTTTAATGAAACCATTGACTATTGATTATAGAAACCAGGAACCTCAACTACTAGAAGAACACATCCAGAAACGGTCACTCAGAGAACTAGAAAGGTCACGGTGTTACTGGTACAGGACCAGACACTCAAGAGAAATACCGTTCTGTGGCGTCAAAGGGAAAGTGATGAAGTGGAATGATCCCGATTCGGTGAAAGACATGTATGGATCCTCAGGTTTGGACATCATGGttgggaacaacaacaacaatttgcTGGATCCATACACCGGGGGTGCAGTGATGTCTGGAGGCGAAGGAAAAGACACTTATATAATCAAACATGGATACGGAAAGAAGTTAACTATTGACAACTTTGCGGTAGATCAGAACATTGATACTGTGCTGGTTGACATGGATTTCCTTCATGGAAGTCAAGTTAAACTGGACTCGTTCGGATCAGAAGATCTGAGAGTAACTATCCTGACAAAGGAGGAAGAATTAAGACTCGACCTGCTTGACTACAAAAAAGACGTCCAACATCAGCACCTAGAGTTTGAGAGCTCTGACGGGGTGCGTTTTAAACTGAGAGCTGTAAATTCTTCTGAAGATGCTCCTTTCTTTCAGATTGAAGCTTTCAAAGTGACTCTGAGACAGTTTCAGGTGGACTGCCGTTTGGACTTCAGCTCTCAGAAAAATCTGTCCAAGGTCCATACGGTGCAAGGCTGTCCCTCCCAGTCCAACGACATATGGGGCAACGATCAAGACAACGCTCTGATTGGTGGGTGGAAGGATGACGCCTTGGATGGAGGTGATGGAGACGACACACTGATTGGAGGAAAAGGAGCTGACATCCTCGTTGGTGGGACGGGAGATGACACTCTGTATGGCGAGGAGGGAAATGACACTCTGATGGGCAACTCTGGACGGGACGTCTTCATTCCTGGACCAGGGGCTGATCTAGTGGACGGAGGTCCCGGCAGAGACACTGTCCTGTATCGTGGTGATCACCAGAAGGGGACAGGGGTTTATGTTAACCTTCTGACCGGACAATGCCGCTACGCTGATGCTGAGGGGGACGTGTTGAAGGACGTGGAAACTGTGATTGGCACCATCTATTCAGACGTTTTGGTTTCTGGACACGAGAGTTCTCTTCTCAAAGGTTCAGATGGAAACGACACCCTGGTGTCCACTGGTGGAGATTACCTGGTTGGAGGGGATGGAAGTGACATTTACATGTTGGCTTTCAACCACGGCTCAGTCACAATTGACAACTGTGCAAAGGACAACGATACAGATGTCTTATACTTGAGCTCAAATTCAACACCGATGTTTGACTGCCAGGTCTTAGACGACAGGGTTCTTCTGACTTTCACTGGACATGATCAGAGTAGAGTAAAAGTTGGACTGAAAGGCTGGATCAGTGATGATGGTGAATGTGGTCATCTGGTGCTGGTGTTCAGAGACGTAGAGGCGTCGGTGGACAGGCTGCTCCAGGAGTGTCAACGTAGACCGAAGGAAGAATTTAGGTCACTGATCATAAGCTGGGGAATCTGCATCAGTGTTGTCCTCTTCcactctatttttgttttactaatGTGTCAGAATGTCATCAGACGCATCCGactaaaaaagacacaggaCGAGTCTCAAACAAACGTTAATGCAGAGTCTGTTTCCATGACGGCTGAAACGTCAGAGTAA
- the LOC125012802 gene encoding dematin-like isoform X2, with amino-acid sequence MMPKQVAQTSPGSVLSLRGTSVPGSPAAAIVARVEDGVIGYKDLAALPRDKAILDIERPDLMIYQPHYCYSPLERSLSPRSISPPASPENLSKEWLENRSQGGSSPCSTIQTSRTQRTLTPPTPQTPNTPNPPGSGPKASVQHFHRPENGSNIYKKPPIYKQDVLSSVVPQGKHIEDLIIESSKFPAAQPPDPNLPSKIETEYWPCPPSLAVIEKEWKKKEQREEEEEEEDGELVNELWGLRALQKQELNKIQSNLGKIILKEELEKSAAPLRRKTRSLPDRSHNTGSSVSRSVYFPASSRSGLSRLQSTEFSSSEKTAAGLQNGDSRMDRGNSLPSMLEHKIYPYETLVVTHRGRKKLPPDVDRTRLERHLSQEEFFSVFGMSIEDFDGLSVWKRNDLKRRVCLF; translated from the exons ATGATGCCCAAG CAGGTGGCCCAGACGTCTCCTGGGAGCGTCTTGTCCCTCAGAGGGACCAGCGTCCCTGGGTCCCCGGCCGCTGCCATCGTG GCCAGAGTGGAGGACGGCGTCATCGGCTACAAGGACTTGGCTGCGTTACCGAGAGACAAAGCCATCCTGGACATAGAGCGACCTGACCTGATGATCTACCAGCCGCATTACTGCTACAGTCCACTGGAG AGGTCCTTGTCTCCTCGGTCCatctctcctcctgcctccccaGAG AATCTGTCCAAGGAGTGGCTGGAGAACCGGTCACAAGGAGGTTCCTCACCTTGTTCCACCATCCAGACcagcagaacacagagaacGCTCACACCGCCCACTCCACAAACACCCAACACCCCCAACCCCCCGGGCTCTGGTCCCAAGGCCTCGGTGCAGCACTTCCACAGACCCG agaaCGGCAGCAACATTTATAAGAAACCTCCGATCTACAAACAAG ATGTGTTGTCCTCCGTCGTCCCTCAGGGGAAACACATCGAGGATCTGATCATAGAGTCCTCAAAGTTTCCAGCCGCTCAGCCTCCGGACCCCAACCTGCCCTCCAAGATCGAGACCGAGTACTGgccctgccccccctccctggCCGTGATTG agaaggagtggaagaagaaggagcagagggaggaggaggaggaggaggaggatggagagctGGTTAATGAGCTGTGGGGTCTCAGGGCGCTTCAGAAACAGGAACTCAACAAG ATTCAGTCGAACCTGGGTAAAATCATCctgaaggaggagctggagaaatCTGCCGCCCCCCTGAGGAGGAAGACTCGCTCTCTGCCCGACCGCAGCCACAACACAG ggTCCAGCGTCTCGAGGTCGGTATATTTCCCAGCATCCTCTAGGAGCGGTCTGTCCAGG CTTCAGTCGACTGAGTTCAGCTCCTCAGAGAAAACTGCTgcag gtcttCAG aaCGGAGACTCCAGGATGGACAGAGGGAACTCCCTCCCCAGCATGCTGGAACACAAG ATTTACCCGTACGAGACGCTGGTGGTGActcacagaggaagaaagaagctCCCCCCGGACGTGGACCGCACCAGGCTGGAG AGACATCTGTCCCAGGAGGAGTTCTTCAGCGTCTTCGGGATGTCCATCGAGGACTTCGACGGCCTCTCCGTCTGGAAGAGGAACGACCTGAAGAGGAGGGTCTGTCTCTTCTGA
- the srp19 gene encoding signal recognition particle 19 kDa protein: protein MAHLTQNPADKERFVCLYPVYINSKKTLAEGRRIPTEKAVENPSCAEIKDVLTAAGMNVLVENKFHPREWNRDVQFKGRVRVQLKQADGSLCLDKFSSRKDVMFYVAEMIPKLKTRTQKGGGGETSSQQGEGGKKSKKKKK from the exons ATGGCTCATCTCACCCAAAACCCCGCAGATAAAGAGAG GTTCGTCTGTCTCTATCCGGTCTACATCAACAGTAAGAAGACTCTGGCTGAAGGACGCAGGATTCCCACagagaag gCGGTGGAGAATCCGTCCTGCGCTGAGATCAAAGACGTCCTGACGGCTGCAGGGATGAACGTCCTAGTGGAG AACAAGTTTCATCCCAGAGAGTGGAACAGAGACGTCCAGTTCAAAGGTCGGGTCCGGGTCCAGCTGAAACAGGCCGACGGGAGCCTCTGTCTGGACAAGTTCTCGTCCc GTAAAGACGTGATGTTCTACGTGGCAGAGATGATCCCCAAACTAAAGACTCGGAcgcagaaaggaggaggaggcgaaaCCAGCTCCcagcagggggagggagggaagaagagcaagaagaagaagaaatag